The DNA region TTGGTTCCAAACAGTGTGCCTTGATGTGTATGTTCTGCGAACTGCTTACGAGAGCTACAAACAATATCACAATGGAAACATTCCCGATTCTCCAAAGTAAGTATCAGCTgtattacaaaaacaaattgagGTACTCGGagtataaatatttcaaaataatttcaaatgtttgAATCATAAAAAAGCAAATAGCAATCATTAGGTATGAGAGTTCTGCTTCAatcacaatacaatatatagtcttTTCAACAACATAATGTtccattttcttcatttagtATCCAATTGACACTTTAACCCTCCCCATGCTGGCACCAACAAAGTTCCTAGAATTTTAAGATAACATCACAATATGTACAACTATTATTCTTTTATTgtcaatgtatacagtatatacagttcTTATAGCTGTCATATTCAATTGTAGGCGTTACAGATACACTGCCTATCGTCAGCTGGCCCGTTGGTGTTGGGGTTATTTAGGAAAGATGTTAGAGTTCCTCTTCCTTCATGTGCTGTGAATGTCATACGAGCAACATTTCCAGCAGACGACGATCTCTTTGTTGGATTCAACTATTCACGGTGACCAAATCTGGACTGGAACACAGAAATAGCAAATTCCTTTGTGGGCCTCTCAAAATTGCTGCACAATGGGGGTGGTGAATCTTGAAGGACGTCTTGCTTGCAGTTGGCCATGTTCTTGTGTCTTGTTCTGTTGATGACATTTGTTGTTAGTTCCTGGACATAaccttcaaaaataaataaattcatggatataaagtttatataatatgttactTGTATCTGGTTAAATGAGCCAATGTAAAAGTTTGACACTTTAGAAAAGATAAATGAATATAATAGACAATGAAtgcatttgaataaaataaatttcaaagatataaaaTGGTTCAAGAAAGTCAGATTcaagatgtttatgtataatatgatgCATGCTTTGGAGTTTGTCAAATTACTCATAATGATATTCACTTACTGTATGTTGGGTCTGTCTTTGTTTCTCTTAATGTGTATCCCCCCTTCTTGTGTTTTGGAAACACAATCTTGTAAGAAGGGTCTCCCTGTCTCTTAACAACTTGATCTCTTccaacattttcattaaaatgtaatGCTGCTAGTGTCagtctaaaaataaaatatcatgaaTTGAAAAAGTTATGTTGATTGTTTGTGTAAATGTATCGACACATTTTAACATGAGATACGATCAGAAAATGCTTTGataatatttaaagaaatttttatatcaataaacttgttttgttttaaacatcttatatttttcattttatgtatCCAACATTTTTAGCTGGTCTTTAATTACCTGCATCGCATTCCATTAAAGGAAAATCCATGCATTTTGGGGGCGAAGTGGTTCACGACCGAGTGATATCCCTCCAACTCTGATGTTTGGTGGCCTGTTGAAAGCATTGGGATATCCAATTTCATTTGCCTGGAGCTGATAAGTCCCTCCAACTTCACCATGCTTTTGCTTCCTGAAAAATATTAATCATaacaattaattttgaaaatatgaagTTAATAAGAGCTGTGTGCAAATATTTTCTGGGAAGCAGGGTTAAGCATAAAATTGATCTGTTTTTCAACCTTAGAAACTTTGCTAGTGTTCAGTTACAAAGTATCTAAGTAATGTACAATCACATACCTGGTTTGAGCCATTTCCTACGCCTTTCTTGTCCACTGAGGTCTTGATGCAGGCAACTAGGGAAACGATTCCCATGTCCTTCGTGAATATTTTGCACATGGTTCTCAAGGGAAGTCCACTTCTGCCACATCACTTCAGTGTCAGCACTCGGCGTTGAAGCAGCTACCCAGTAGAGGTGGTTGGAAATACTTCTGATCCAATCATTGAGTTCTTGGCAGTCTTTTTCCTTTGACATAGCTACTAATTTCTTTTTTAGACCTGTGGAATAAAATCAAAAAAGTTAAGTTATTCTTTATGGAATcaatgcatgtttttttttgatattttgctgTAGGTctgatttttatttcagatttaacTTTAATAACTCAtgtattttatgcataaaaagtATGAAACTATTCCAATACAACATTAATATACACTTACATATACTATATGGTATAATTGTTTTGCTTAAACTAATGAAACACACCTTTAGCAACATGCCAAACATCTACACAATGTTTGGTGCCACTCATATTTTCACGGACCCACTTTCTGATCTGCACATGTCTGTCGGTAACAATGGTATCAACTTTGATTTTGTGATCATTGAGGAAGGCTATACTCCTTGCAAGTCCCTCTTTCTCCATGTGACAACTGGACTTAACTTCGTTACTCTGAAAAATATAcaatagtataatatataagctctgaagcacaaaaaaaaaattataaaaaaaacttacattttgatATGATATGACAATTGTACGAGGTGAAATGTTGATGCTCCATAATTACTTGTACTGGGATATTACTCTTATTGAGGGTTG from Pecten maximus unplaced genomic scaffold, xPecMax1.1, whole genome shotgun sequence includes:
- the LOC117319462 gene encoding uncharacterized protein LOC117319462; the protein is MYAIVDFRCKCKRCQMMTTMAECVCCDEIMRVQETRDEIDGICCITEHPWFQTVCLDVYVLRTAYESYKQYHNGNIPDSPKRYRYTAYRQLARWCWGYLGKMLEFLFLHVL